The Paramisgurnus dabryanus chromosome 3, PD_genome_1.1, whole genome shotgun sequence genome includes a window with the following:
- the LOC135733737 gene encoding Fc receptor-like protein 5 gives MNSETLQGLNVFYSHTGSKPKLTSDSVGSVLTDNTVTLKCDIDHWSTGWKFYWYKHTQNTEKTTTETNSYTIHSVKVSDGGQYWCRAGRGNTGYYTDYSDGLWINVTDSPKPVVSVDPDKQLFSGETVTLRCDIQDTGDTEWTYSWTAEKTNNRNIITQCNTQECKINNIQHTASGKYTCRGKIRKQNTEMSDAVTLTVSSDKPQTVLSVSPQQWLNEGDSVILMCEVINSSTGWTFSWFTVQSLYSVNKYDYKLVSNSSGGSKGNYTVNSVTVKHTGVYMCRAERGDPVYHTEYSNTQTLWITGVSPSVSLIIRPNRSQHFSSESLSLSCEDHSNSTGWTVRRYTDKLNPCLSSDWRSTGTTSTCTIRSLSTSDTGVYWCQSESGEKLHPVNISVHNVDVILESPVHPVTKGDPLTLRCLYGYKKPSNLRAEFYKDESVVQNQTTGDMMIIPTVSKSHEGFYYCKHPERGESPKSWISVRATGSSSLGLIVGLCLGLSLMFLIFFLVLLWCYKNKKLSQSPSAVSQKQNISQTSDQEQPEDVYSPLPTDSVSEAADHTYLNIKLKSKKEMKKKMEDKKDDKDTGADNVSEAAEHIYANIELKPKKEMKKKKKDKKGGKTVYSKLKKGGGQGVAFGSVDVAYS, from the exons ATGAACTCTGAGACTCTTCAGGGTCTGAATGTGTTTTATTCTCATACAGGATCAAAACCCAAACTCACATCAGATAGTGTAGGATCTGTACTGACAGATAACACAGTGACTCTGAAGTGTGACATTGATCATTGGTCTACTGGATGGAAGTTTTACtggtacaaacacacacaaaacactgaGAAGACGACAACAGAAACAAACTCTTACACAATCCACAGTGTTAAAGTTTCAGATGGAGGTCAGTACTGGTGTAGAGCTGGAAGAGGAAACACAGGCTATTACACAGACTACAGTGATGGACTGTGGATAAATGTTACAG ATAGTCCTAAACCTGTAGTGAGCGTTGATCCTGACAAACAGCTGTTCAGCGGAGAAACTGTTACTCTGAGATGTGACATACAGGATACAGGAGACACTGAGTGGACATACAGCTGGACTGCAGAGAAGACaaataacagaaatataatCACACAATGCAACACACAAGAGTGTAAAATCAACAACATTCAACACACTGCCAGTGGTAAATACACCTGTAGAGGAAAGATACGTAAACAAAACACTGAGATGAGTGATGCTGTTACACTGACTGTATCATCAG ATAAACCACAGACAGTTTTAAGTGTTTCTCCACAGCAGTGGTTGAATGAAGGAGATTCAGTGATTCTGATGTGTGAGGTTATAAATTCATCTACAGGCTGGACATTCAGCTGGTTCACTGTACAGAGTCTTTACTCAG TGAATAAATATGATTATAAGCTGGTGTCAAACAGCAGTGGAGGATCTAAAGGCAACTACACAGTGAATTCAGTGACTGTGAAGCACACAGGAGtttatatgtgcagagcagagAGAGGAGATCCAGTCTATCACACAGAGTACagtaacacacaaacactgtgGATCACTG GTGTTTCTCCTTCAGTCTCTCTGATCATCAGACCCAACAGATCTCAACACTTCTCATCtgaatctctctctctgagCTGTGAGGATCACAGTAACTCTACTGGATGGACAGTGAGAAGATACACAGACAAACTAAACCCTTGTTTATCATCAGACTGGAGATCTACAGGAACAACATCTACATGTACAATCAGATCTCTCAGCACATCTGATACTGGAGTGTACTGGTGTCAGTCTGAATCTGGAGAGAAACTTCATCCTGTTAATATCTCAGTACACA ATGTTGATGTGATTCTGGAGAGTCCTGTTCATCCTGTGACTAAAGGAGATCCTCTGACTCTACGCTGTTTATATGGATATAAAAAACCCTCTAACCTGAGAGCTGAATTTTATAAAGATGAATCAGTGGTGCAGAATCAGACTACAGGAGACATGATGATCATCCCTACAGTCTCAAAGTCACATGAGGGTTTCTACTACTGTAAACACCCAGAGAGAGGAGAGTCTCCAAAGAGCTGGATCTCAGTCAGAG CCACAGGATCTTCATCTCTTGGTCTTATTGTTGGTCTGTGTCTTGGACTGAGCTTAATGTTTTTGATCTTTTTCTTGGTCCTGCTGTGGTgctacaaaaacaaaaaactttctcAGTCTccctcagctgtcagtcaaaaGCAGAACATCAGTCAGACATCAGATCAGGAACAGCCTGAAGATGTTTACAGTCCACTGCCAACTG ACAGTGTAAGTGAAGCAGCTGATCACACCTATCTTAATATTAAACTGAAATCTaagaaagaaatgaagaaaaagATGGAAGACAAGAAAg ACGATAAAGACACAGGTGCAG ACAATGTAAGTGAAGCAGCTGAACACATCTATGCTAATATTGAACTGAAACCTaagaaagaaatgaagaaaaagaagaaagacAAGAAAG GAGGGAAAACTGTGTACTCTAAACTGAAGAAAGGAGGAGGTCAAG gtGTTGCTTTTGGATCTGTTGATGTGGCCTActcttag
- the LOC135734110 gene encoding ecto-ADP-ribosyltransferase 4-like produces the protein MLTTAALILIVTSNVVLGMIDRVSDEEEIYPLDMAENSVDDQYDGCAEKMANLVKKKYLKKEIIPRILHFKVDNTREIEDNLNANHLSAIFAYTGGHIHNEFNHDVRTGNQQYKNKTFKWYSLHFFLTEAIQILKRSQNECHLTFRGSSDKFNENIKNNTEFRFGAFASSSLKREGTIIFGNESCFEIETCYGANVTKYSLFDEAEVLIPPYEKFNITAIRKKGEKDAWCNTVFVLKSSGIKSNLNCTVASVKPKKFSIKSIISWFKNLRNKS, from the exons ATGTTGACCACTGCAGCTCTTATTCTCATTGTCACCAGTAATGTTGTCCTAGGAATG ATTGACAGAGTGTCTGATGAAGAAGAGATATATCCATTGGATATGGCAGAGAATTCAGTTGATGACCAGTATGATGGTTGTGCAGAGAAGATGGCAAACCTGgtgaagaaaaaatatttaaaaaaggaaaTCATTCCTAGAATACTTCACTTTAAAGTAGATAATACAAGGGAAATTGAAGATAACTTGAATGCCAACCATTTAAGTGCCATTTTTGCGTACACTGGTGGTCACATACACAACGAATTCAATCATGATGTTAGAACCGGTAATCAACAatacaaaaacaagacattcaAATGGTATTCACTTCACTTTTTCTTGACAGAAGCGATACAGATTCTTAAGAGATCACAAAATGAATGTCATTTAACTTTTCGTGGTTCCAGTGATAAGTTTAATGAGaatattaaaaataacacagagttTCGTTTTGGCGCATTTGCGTCCTCCTCTCTTAAACGTGAAGGAACAATTATATTTGGAAACGAATCTTGTTTTGAAATCGAGACTTGTTATGGTGCAAATGTGACAAAATATTCGCTTTTTGATGAGGCAGAGGTGCTGATTCCCCCGTATGAGAAATTTAATATCACCGCTATCAGAAAGAAAGGTGAGAAGGATGCCTGGTGTAACACTGTGTTTGTGTTAAAGAGCTCTGGGATTAAAAGTAACTTGAACTGTACAGTGGCATCAGTCAAGCCCAAGAAATTCAGCATTAAATCAATAATCAGTTGGTTCAAAAACCTACGTAATAAATCATAA